The following are encoded together in the Planctobacterium marinum genome:
- a CDS encoding ATP-binding protein — MENLNDKLRKFSETLGKKLDSGPAMDYQSLRKVYELQANQDIQLAQQKARVDRVATLQGKSDLNPKWRFENLELDSPDVVEAVSIAKSFIAAHQDSSWRESGSHLMLFYGDYGRGKSHIAGAIAHELINEHEITVLYRQLSSLLELRTFSWDYKAQDNVGEKFREINKDLIEVDLLILDEVCVNETQLNKNSQSWLGNLLRQRLANKKNCILITNHGLPQLQNALGQYCFESIKEYDTYKVKFSGPSRRDSLSDEYSGYSDTNTGYRPNQVK; from the coding sequence ATGGAAAATCTTAACGACAAACTCAGAAAATTTTCAGAGACCTTGGGCAAAAAATTGGATTCTGGTCCGGCAATGGATTATCAGTCTTTGCGCAAAGTTTATGAGTTACAAGCAAATCAAGATATACAGTTGGCTCAACAAAAAGCCAGAGTGGATCGCGTCGCGACACTGCAAGGTAAATCCGACCTCAACCCAAAGTGGCGTTTTGAAAACCTGGAACTGGATAGTCCAGACGTAGTAGAAGCTGTCAGCATCGCAAAAAGTTTTATTGCCGCCCACCAAGACAGTAGTTGGCGTGAAAGTGGCTCTCACCTGATGTTGTTTTACGGTGACTACGGTCGCGGTAAATCCCATATTGCCGGAGCTATTGCGCATGAGCTTATCAACGAGCATGAAATTACCGTGCTCTATCGACAGCTCTCCAGTTTATTGGAATTGCGTACCTTTTCCTGGGATTACAAAGCGCAAGATAACGTCGGCGAAAAGTTCCGCGAAATAAACAAAGATCTGATTGAAGTTGACTTGCTCATCCTGGATGAGGTTTGTGTCAATGAAACGCAACTCAATAAAAATTCACAAAGCTGGCTGGGCAACCTGTTAAGACAGCGTCTGGCCAACAAAAAGAATTGTATACTCATCACTAATCACGGTTTACCACAACTACAAAACGCACTTGGCCAGTACTGCTTTGAATCCATCAAGGAATACGATACCTACAAGGTGAAGTTCAGTGGCCCCAGTCGACGTGATAGCCTCTCAGATGAATACAGTGGCTATAGCGATACCAACACCGGTTATCGACCTAATCAGGTGAAATAA